In the genome of Bacillus solimangrovi, one region contains:
- the spoVM gene encoding stage V sporulation protein SpoVM: MKFYTIKLPKFLGGMVRALLGTFKKE, translated from the coding sequence ATGAAGTTTTATACAATTAAGTTGCCGAAATTTCTCGGTGGGATGGTCCGTGCTCTTCTTGGGACGTTTAAGAAAGAATAG
- the rpmB gene encoding 50S ribosomal protein L28, whose product MPKKCVVTGRKGRSGQNRSHAMNASKRKFGANLQKVRIMVDGKPKRVYVSARALKSGKVERV is encoded by the coding sequence ATGCCTAAAAAGTGTGTTGTTACTGGACGTAAAGGTCGTTCTGGCCAAAACCGTTCTCACGCAATGAACGCTTCTAAGCGCAAGTTCGGTGCGAACCTTCAAAAGGTACGTATCATGGTTGATGGTAAACCAAAACGTGTATACGTTTCTGCTCGTGCGCTAAAATCTGGAAAAGTAGAACGCGTTTAA